Proteins encoded together in one Deltaproteobacteria bacterium window:
- a CDS encoding tetrathionate reductase family octaheme c-type cytochrome, protein MRMKKRWLRVGMAMAMALACCVPSAATAETEDTVAPGRQLARQAVREDARQLWITADHSRFPLLKEEFGTAPEVTKACLSCHNEAALQFHKTIHWTWIDPNDETGKTGKGGLTVNNFCINILSNEPRCTSCHAGYGWRDKDFDFSSQQNVDCLVCHEQTGTYKKFPTMAGFPVSEPTPFDGKTFEPPNYNAIAQSVSRPTRNNCGTCHFYGGGGDAVKHGDLDSSMFNPSKNLDVHMGIDGQNFDCVRCHTTRLHQIAGRIYSTPAVEERKSLLEDDLTPKIMCESCHGAHPHKANFKANDHTDKVACQACHIPTFARVIPTKMWWDWSLAGDTSRPVTKDEFGMTSYDPKKGEFLWAKDVIPVYHWFNGAIDTLTADRTIDPSREVKVSWPMGDMNDHKSRIMPFKVHRGKTPYDKVRNNMVIPKLFGPKGSGAYWAEYDWTVAVEKGMAYAGLPFSGEVGFVETSYVYPTTHMVAPKEQTLACKACHSRNGRLNNLGGFYMPGRDTVRVLDVGGWSIVVASLVGVALHALGRVFSGRSKRKEN, encoded by the coding sequence AGGCTGTGAGGGAAGACGCCAGACAGCTCTGGATCACGGCCGACCATTCCAGATTTCCGCTTCTTAAGGAAGAGTTCGGCACCGCTCCGGAAGTCACCAAAGCATGTCTCTCATGCCACAACGAGGCTGCTCTCCAGTTTCACAAGACCATCCACTGGACATGGATCGACCCCAACGACGAGACAGGAAAGACCGGCAAAGGCGGCCTGACCGTCAACAACTTCTGCATCAACATCCTCAGTAACGAGCCCCGCTGCACATCCTGCCATGCCGGATACGGATGGAGAGACAAGGACTTCGACTTTTCAAGCCAGCAGAACGTCGACTGTCTCGTCTGCCACGAGCAGACCGGCACCTACAAGAAATTCCCGACCATGGCCGGTTTCCCGGTCTCAGAACCAACGCCCTTCGACGGCAAGACCTTCGAGCCACCAAACTACAACGCCATTGCCCAGAGCGTGTCCCGGCCCACCCGGAACAACTGCGGAACCTGCCATTTCTACGGTGGCGGCGGGGATGCCGTGAAACATGGAGATCTCGATTCGTCCATGTTCAACCCGAGCAAGAACCTCGACGTCCACATGGGCATTGACGGTCAGAACTTCGACTGCGTCCGCTGCCACACCACCAGACTCCACCAGATCGCAGGCCGCATCTATTCCACCCCAGCCGTGGAGGAGCGCAAAAGCCTTCTTGAGGATGACCTGACCCCCAAGATCATGTGCGAGTCCTGCCATGGCGCCCATCCCCACAAGGCCAACTTCAAGGCCAACGACCACACCGACAAGGTCGCCTGCCAGGCCTGCCATATCCCAACCTTTGCCCGGGTCATCCCCACCAAGATGTGGTGGGACTGGTCCCTGGCCGGGGACACGAGCCGTCCGGTGACCAAGGACGAATTCGGCATGACCTCCTACGATCCCAAGAAGGGCGAGTTCCTTTGGGCCAAGGATGTTATTCCGGTATACCATTGGTTCAACGGAGCCATCGACACCCTGACCGCCGACCGGACCATCGACCCCTCAAGAGAAGTCAAGGTTTCCTGGCCCATGGGGGACATGAATGACCACAAATCAAGGATCATGCCCTTCAAGGTCCACCGGGGCAAGACACCCTACGACAAGGTCCGCAATAACATGGTCATTCCCAAGCTTTTCGGCCCCAAGGGCAGCGGGGCCTATTGGGCCGAATATGACTGGACCGTGGCCGTGGAAAAAGGCATGGCCTACGCTGGCCTGCCCTTCAGCGGCGAGGTTGGATTCGTCGAAACCTCCTACGTCTACCCCACTACCCACATGGTTGCCCCCAAGGAACAGACCTTGGCCTGCAAGGCCTGCCATTCACGAAACGGACGGTTGAACAATCTCGGCGGCTTCTACATGCCCGGGCGGGACACGGTCCGGGTTCTGGATGTCGGCGGTTGGTCCATTGTCGTGGCTTCCCTGGTCGGCGTGGCCCTGCATGCCCTGGGACGAGTGTTCTCCGGACGCTCCAAGAGAAAGGAGAATTGA
- a CDS encoding biotin transporter BioY, which yields MTESPAMAMHRLVWTGLGAAAIAAGTFVQFHLGPVPMTLQTMFVLLVGFVLGPGGGAAAVGLYLLAGVIGLPVFSGAGAGPGHLFGPTGGFLFGFAVGAAVAGLARRGQERPGLFRLVLFGFLGLAAIYSFGVPWLKFTLSIGWTRALQVGLLPFLPGAAIKLTLAVAAARMLFRRNLTPQ from the coding sequence GTGACTGAATCTCCGGCCATGGCCATGCATCGCCTAGTTTGGACCGGTCTGGGCGCGGCCGCCATCGCCGCTGGGACTTTTGTCCAGTTTCATCTTGGGCCGGTGCCCATGACTCTGCAGACCATGTTTGTTCTGTTGGTCGGGTTCGTCCTCGGCCCTGGAGGAGGGGCTGCGGCCGTGGGCCTCTACCTTTTGGCCGGAGTGATCGGTTTGCCCGTCTTCAGCGGAGCCGGGGCCGGACCTGGGCATTTGTTCGGCCCCACCGGCGGGTTTCTATTCGGGTTCGCGGTCGGTGCGGCCGTGGCTGGACTGGCCCGGAGAGGCCAGGAAAGGCCAGGACTCTTCCGGCTTGTCCTGTTCGGTTTTCTGGGTCTGGCCGCCATTTACTCCTTTGGTGTGCCCTGGCTCAAGTTTACCCTGAGCATCGGCTGGACCCGGGCTCTTCAGGTCGGCCTGCTGCCCTTCCTGCCCGGGGCGGCCATCAAGCTCACCCTGGCCGTTGCCGCAGCTAGGATGCTTTTCCGCCGAAACCTGACGCCCCAATGA
- a CDS encoding ABC transporter ATP-binding protein translates to MILFEDVHLRYPGGALALRGLNLHIPKGTLAIMAGSNGSGKSTALFLTCGLLRPDLGRIAVNGGPASGPGSEGRRSCALVFQDPGVQILGGTVGEDLILGGRGAGLPSASLEMRARAAAARFGLAKAWETPVHALSGGERKRLAIAGALLGDQRILLMDEPLSGLDYPGILEMRTILRDQRTAGLTQVVTGHDIEPLIDLADVLVLLSNGRVLEAGEPARVLDRALEAGVRPPCSWIQERKIRDWSEKALDPVKEGDCNS, encoded by the coding sequence ATGATCCTCTTCGAAGACGTTCACCTCCGGTATCCTGGAGGGGCACTGGCCCTCCGGGGCCTCAATCTGCACATCCCCAAGGGAACTCTGGCCATCATGGCCGGGTCTAACGGAAGCGGCAAGTCCACGGCTCTTTTCCTAACCTGCGGACTTTTGCGGCCAGATCTGGGCCGGATCGCGGTGAATGGGGGGCCGGCCTCCGGACCCGGTTCCGAAGGTCGCAGATCCTGCGCCCTGGTTTTTCAGGATCCAGGGGTTCAGATTCTTGGCGGAACCGTGGGTGAAGACCTGATTCTGGGGGGCAGGGGAGCAGGGCTCCCTTCCGCGTCTCTGGAGATGAGGGCCCGGGCCGCTGCGGCCCGGTTCGGGCTGGCCAAGGCGTGGGAGACTCCCGTCCATGCCCTGTCGGGCGGGGAGCGAAAGCGCCTGGCCATTGCAGGAGCCTTGCTCGGTGACCAGCGGATTTTGCTCATGGACGAGCCCTTGAGCGGACTGGATTATCCCGGAATTCTTGAAATGCGGACCATCCTCCGGGATCAGCGAACGGCGGGGCTGACCCAGGTCGTCACCGGTCACGACATCGAACCGTTGATCGACCTGGCCGACGTCCTTGTTCTTCTGAGTAATGGCCGTGTTCTTGAGGCTGGAGAGCCAGCTCGTGTTTTGGACAGGGCGCTGGAGGCCGGAGTGCGTCCCCCTTGCTCCTGGATCCAGGAGCGAAAGATCAGGGACTGGAGCGAGAAGGCACTCGATCCTGTTAAGGAAGGGGACTGCAATTCGTGA
- a CDS encoding cytochrome B: protein MSTGKMVKIYLYTRFERFWHWLQALLIFMLLLTGFEVHGTFSLFGFQRAVELHNFFGLSWIILFVFIVFWVFTTGEWRQYIPTTKKLFAVMRYYSSGIFKGEPHPVKKSSRAKHNPLQRLTYLGLTAVLLSLQMFTGFLYYMYNDWAVWGLSFLGLGFLAIVHLACAFLILSFVVVHIYMTTTGHTIGAHIAAMFSGWEEVEEGEEEDWEIRQRR, encoded by the coding sequence ATGAGTACAGGCAAAATGGTCAAAATTTATCTCTACACCCGGTTCGAACGCTTCTGGCACTGGTTGCAGGCTCTGCTCATATTCATGCTCCTGCTGACCGGATTCGAGGTTCATGGGACCTTTTCCCTCTTTGGTTTCCAGCGGGCGGTGGAACTGCATAACTTCTTCGGCCTGAGCTGGATCATCCTCTTCGTGTTCATCGTCTTCTGGGTCTTCACCACCGGCGAGTGGCGGCAATACATCCCCACCACCAAGAAGCTCTTCGCCGTCATGCGCTACTACTCCTCGGGCATCTTCAAAGGTGAACCACACCCGGTAAAAAAGTCCAGCCGTGCCAAGCACAACCCTCTCCAGCGTTTGACCTACCTTGGCTTGACGGCTGTGCTCCTGAGCCTGCAGATGTTCACCGGGTTCCTCTACTATATGTACAACGACTGGGCTGTCTGGGGCCTGAGCTTCCTGGGTCTCGGCTTCCTGGCCATCGTTCACCTAGCCTGCGCCTTTCTGATCCTGTCCTTTGTCGTCGTCCACATCTACATGACCACCACCGGGCACACCATCGGCGCCCATATCGCGGCCATGTTCAGCGGCTGGGAAGAAGTCGAGGAAGGCGAGGAAGAGGATTGGGAAATCAGACAGAGACGCTAA
- a CDS encoding flavodoxin family protein, with translation MKIFNKVLGIEGSPRKFGNSHHLLLAILGGAAEHVKETKSVHLRDYRYEPCIGCEKCRAEKICTRFHDGMTLLYPEVLDSRGLVLVSPVHNYNITAWMKAFIDRLYCFYEFNDTRPRQWSSHLSGQGRKAVIAAIGEQDNKKDMGFALDAMRLPLEALGYEIVAEIPVMEIFDRGGIKSHSDILLKAQESGAHLAEVLNHR, from the coding sequence ATGAAAATTTTTAATAAAGTTCTGGGGATTGAAGGAAGCCCAAGAAAATTCGGCAACTCTCACCATCTCCTTCTGGCCATTCTGGGAGGAGCGGCAGAACACGTAAAGGAAACCAAAAGCGTTCACCTTCGTGATTACCGTTACGAGCCATGCATCGGGTGCGAGAAATGCCGTGCGGAAAAAATCTGCACACGCTTCCATGACGGCATGACGTTACTGTATCCGGAAGTGCTGGATAGCCGGGGGCTCGTGCTCGTCTCGCCCGTGCACAATTACAACATCACGGCATGGATGAAGGCGTTCATAGACCGTCTGTATTGTTTTTATGAATTTAATGACACAAGGCCTCGACAATGGTCCAGCCATCTTTCCGGACAGGGGAGAAAGGCGGTCATCGCGGCTATTGGCGAGCAGGATAATAAAAAAGACATGGGCTTTGCTTTGGATGCCATGCGTTTGCCTTTGGAAGCGTTGGGCTACGAAATTGTCGCCGAGATTCCAGTGATGGAAATCTTTGACCGTGGTGGTATAAAATCCCATTCAGATATATTGCTGAAGGCGCAAGAAAGTGGAGCGCACTTGGCGGAAGTGCTGAATCACAGATAA